A region of the Gadus morhua chromosome 1, gadMor3.0, whole genome shotgun sequence genome:
TTTAGTGAGTGGGACTCATTATTATTAGACCTTAAGGATTTGCCAGAGCTTATATAGCCATGGTCTATAGTTAGGGTTGATTTCACATGGCCATATAAAGCCCACTACATGAGGGCGTGGGAAGGAAGTAAAACCTTACTGTGCAAAGGCCTTAAGCGCCTACTGCCCCCTCAAGCAGACAAGGCCTACCCACTATTCACCTGAAATGTACAACCAGCCAGGAAATTCAAGACATCTTTTCTCCATCGCCTAAACCTCCTTCGGTGACCAGCTCCTTCCACTCCTCTCTGTGATACTAGACTGCCCTGGTAGTATTAGCAAGTAGCACCACCAACATCTGCTTACCTCCACCCTGTAGgcgacgatgaggaggaggagcctgcgATTCCCATCAGCCCAAGGCCTCGACCAATGGCGGACCTGCAACTTAAGGAGGAGGCGGTACCATTACCCCAAGCCAGCTCCTTCTATATCTTTGGACCTCAAAACAAGTgagaatggaaaataaatgatcGTTGTTattatgataataatgataatgatattaTCATCTttttgaataatttaaatccaatAATTAACCTAAAAATATCAATTATTAATAGTAAACAAACAAATCTTGCATAAAAACAATGTACTTTCCAGCCAAATTAATAACTTATAACTAACTATTGTTTGTGTACACATTTGTTTgtgcttgttgtgtgtgtgtgtgtctgtttttcccTATGTGTGACCAGGATCCGCAAGCTGTGCTACAAGATCATCAATGCGTCTGCGTTCACCAACctgatcctcctcttcatcctcctgtcCTCCATCTCGCTGGCGGCTGAGGACCCCATCGATCCCAAGTCCTACAGGAACAAGGTGACCCCAGGGGAGGCCTGGCTATACATCTGTACATCATGTAGCTCTACAGCATGTGAACCGGGAGAGAGGTTGCTATAGTAACCCTAACGCTGCCGTGTGGTCTATCCTCAGATCCTGGCGTATGCAGACATCGTCTTCACCTCTGTGTTCACCATTGAGATTGTGCTCAAGGTACAGTCACCTCTGTGTTCACCATTAGGATTGTACTCAAGGTACAGTCACCTCTGTGTTCACCATTAGGATTGTACTCAAGGTACAGTCACCTCTGTGTTCACCGTTATGATTGTACTCAAGGTACAGTCACCTCTGTGTTCACCATTAGTATTGTACTCAAGGTACAGTCACCTCTGTGTTCACCATTAGGATTGTACTCAAGGTACAGTCACCTCTGTGTTCACCGTTATGATTGTACTCAAGGTAAAGTCagccctgtgtttttttttattttagaaatGCAAAAGCTACATAATTACTCTGAATATCCTTAGAGGTTTtataagaataaataaaataatccttTGTTTACTCTACAGCTAGGGAATGGTCAGTGTTACAGCAGTAATATGGAATAACACAATGAAACAATGCATCAGCAAAAACACAAGATATAATGTAAAAAGGCAGAGTATCAAAAAGTAAGACGCAGGGGgaatattgatattgatatagATGTGCCCTTCAAACTCTATGCTAGCTTCTCATACAAATGAGTGGGGCTTGACCAGTGCTCCGTCATCCTGACGCACATGTACGGGTGTATTACTCTGATTGGCAGATGACGGTGTACGGTGCGTTCATGCACGAGGGCTCTTTCTGCCGCAACTCCTTCAACATCCTTGATCTGATCGTGGTGACGGTGTCCCTGCTCTCCATGGGGATGGAGTGAGTCAGCAGGCTCACCTTTTAAACCTCTCATCAATCGTTGCTTTGGTCTTCATGGCTCCTTTGTTGTTTAGTGGCTGACTCAGATCTGTTTTGTTGGTCTCAACTCCTACTTCATTGTAAGCCCTTTGCCCTGTGGTGTCCAGGTCCAGCGCCATCTCGGTGGTGAAGATCCTCAGGGTGTTGAGGGTGCTCAGGCCTCTAAGGGCCATCAACAGGGCAAAGGGCCTGAAGGTATCCCTTATCCATCAGAAGCCCCTTTTCTTCTTTTGGTACTTGGCCACCTCAAGGGCTATGTGAATTAACTGTGTCATGTCCGTGTGTTGGTAGCATGTGGTCCAGTGCGTGTTTGTGGCCATCAGTACCATCGGCAACATCGTCTTGGTTACCATGCTgcttaatttcatgttttcctgCATTGGAGTCCAACTTTTCAAGGTAGGTTGAATACAATTCATCTCACCCTTTCAACAAAAGTCACCATTCACAATCAAAGCCGTTATATATTCAGAATGTTTTGATTTCTTCCATTTTTTAACATAAGTGATTTCATTCATTCTCAGGGGAAGTTCTACAGTTGCACAGACCCCACCAAAATGACAGAGGAAGAATGCAAGTAAGATATGTCCAAGCACTTTCATCAGGAACATTTGAAAACAATGGGTGAAAACCAGGCCTATGACCTCCTGTCTCTTCCACAGAGGTCAATTCATAAAGCATATGGAGAACTCCCTGCAAGACACCGTGCTGGCCGACAGAGAGTGGCAGAACAGCGACTTTAACTTTGACAACGTGCTCAACGGCATGCTGGCTCTCTTCACTGTTTCCACCTTTGAGGGCTGGCCACAGTAAGTACAACCACCTCCTGATCTCAAGCAGGGAGTTTCAAGCGGTGGGTCGCAGCAGAATGGTCACAGAAAAAATGTTGTCTTataatttttattatattttttcaaatgtatatatttataattattattattattataatggagtattttaatgtttaacccccccacccttcccaggCTGTTGTACAGAGCCATCGACGCAGACAAAGAGGACTTTGGACCCGTCTTCAATAACCGTGTGGACATCTCCATCTTCTTCATTGTCTACATCATCCTCATCGCCTTCTTCATGATGAACATCTTCGTCGGATTCGTCATTGTCACTTTCCAGGAACAGGGCGAACAGGAGTACAAGGACTGTGAGCTGGACAAGAACCAGGTACACAagcagggggcgccaaaatgCAAGACATTGACACTTAAATGAGATACACGCAACCCTTAAAGCtgccatatcataccaccaggggattacaagccgttttgaaaaatctgcctcttctgacatcacaagtggggtGTCCACATAGATGTGtcctggatagatcagtctaccagcctacccagtggactgtagcaaacgctGCTCATctgtccatcatacatctaggtagacacacccacttgtgatgtcagaagtggccgattttcaaaacggcttgtaatggctaatcacattcccacctggtggtacaataaGTCACCTTTAAGGTGCTTTGTACTAAAATCTTAAGTTAGAACCTATGGTACATACTTTAATGAAGCATGGACCCCAGTCCCATTACCAACACAGTTCACTATTTAACACATTGTGAATACAGGTGAATATACAAAGATGCTTCAAGTAGTCTACGaccattggggatcgaacccattACCATTCCACTAGGAATCAAACACCCTCTCCACTTCACAGTCCTACACCATGGCCAACCTACTCCCAACATCCAAACGGCATGAGCCTTATTTCAGCTGCTACATTTTGTACTGTTTTGAACCTGTGTCCTGTGGTTCTCCTGTCCAGCGTCAGTGCGTCCAGTATGCGCTGAAGGCCCGCCCCCTACGCTGCTACATCCCAAAGAACCCCTACCAGTACCGGGTGTGGTACATTGTCACTTCCTGCTACTTTGAGTACCTGATGTTCTTCCTCATCATGCTCAACACCCTGTGTCTTGGGATGCAGGTATGAGCCACAAGGGCCTGTTGCTATGGGAGTCTCTCTTTGGCATGCTGTATTTTAGCTATGGGCTGTAAAAGGCTGAAAGTTAGGTTAAGGGTAATCCTACTTTTGAACTATTAAATAATGCTTATTTAATTGCTAAACAGCAATGGTGTATTTATTGCAATGTTTCTTTCACAtataaccaaaataaataacaaaaaaaatcgtTCAAAGTTCCCATAGAGAAACGGCTCCGTCTGCCTGAAGTAATGTCTGATTGAGATGACTGTTGTCTCTTCGTGTCCGTTTAGCACTGCAACCAATCGGATCACATCACCAAGCTGTCCTCCACCCTTAACCTCATCTTCACCGTGCTCTTCACCGTGGAGATGATCCTCAAACTCCTGGCCTTCAAAGCCAAGGTGAGCGCCCCTGAACACCGTCTGTGTTGATCAAGTCCCGTCCACCCCGACAGTTTGCTGAGACAGTTTACAGAGAGCTGAGACTCTCTCTTCACGTCTCCACAGGGATACTTTGGAGACCCCTGGAACGTGTTTGACTTCCTCATCGTCGTAGGCAGCGTTGTGGACGTGATCCTCAGTGAGGTGGATGTAAGTACACCTTTCGTTGTGTTTGCTCATTTCTTTTGGCTTCCCTGAGGTGAAGACAACTGGGCCATCCGTCTTAAGTCTATCGAGATCTTGATAACAGTTTCCCTGTTTCCTTCCTCACGAGAAGCATCAGCGGTCCCTCTGACTGTGCTTTGACATGACCGAATGTTGCCATGTTTATTCAATGCTCTGACCAGAGGCATGTTGTGGATGCCCTACAGCCGTTCGGGGCTGGCACAGCTGGGTCAAAGACCAGGGTCAGTATCAGTACCGTTGTTTTGGGCCATCGCTCCCACCGCCGTTTCTGTTGCCGTGCGCAACAGCGCATCCACTGGCCGCCACTGCCTCACTTGGTCGCTCCATCGCACCGACGCACCAGATCATCACCAGAGCACTCAGCCTCACATAACATCCACGTTATCCAAGCGTCTTTAAATGAGTCTTTTCTGCTTAccttctttgcttgtttttttttgcctggAGAGTACAGGATAGTAGCGGTTTCACAGTTATTtgattcatgtgtttgtgttttcagacTTTTTTATGAGATACACACCTTTTATTAACAATTTCCATCCGTTTATTCCTCTCTTTTTCAATCCCCCCTGCCCAAACTTTGCCACACCAACGCATCGACCTACGAGGCTacatctctccttccctctcttcttcttcacccTCCATCTGCCTCCATTCCTGGATCTAACCTctcctccatctgtctgtcctcccGCAGGCTGCCCTGGCCTCCAGTGGAGGGCTGTACTGTCTCCACGGCTGTGCTGTAAATATCTCATCCACACCGCATCACTGCTGCATGGGCCTCACTGAGTGACACACGCCTCCTGCTACCCTCCTTACTAACGGgactactggtctctactgagcccccaccccccctcccctctgacgACCGGTAGCGTAGAGATCTGGGTTGCGTCTGGGTTTAACGTGTCCTCTAAACTGAGGTCGGTAAGATGGGCCTGTTAACCGGGGTTCAGGTAGTCCGTGTTTGTGAATTGCCCGTGCTCACAAACTGTATGTCTCTATCGCTAATATGGATGATCTATGTGGCCTTTATAGACTTACACTTTGGATGTTAATACTGTGACATTTGAATTGGAGTGGATGCTATGTTTTTAGCGTGAGCTACACAGTAGCTTCTCATCATTCCTTGCTTAGACCTCCTTTGTAGTAACACTATTTTGACGCGGTTTTGTGAAAACGTCTCAGAGCTTCGCTAAACCCTTTGCATGTTGATTAGCTCTAATATTACGACCTTTCCCCAAATCAATAACTTCCTTTTCCACACATCACAGGAGACAAATCCAATGCAGGCTATAGCGGTAAGCAACAAAGCATATACAGCATATTAGCCCATTTCATATATCCTCATTATCGTGACAATATTGTGAACTAATACTACATTCTGTATTGAAGGACTCTGAGAACGCAAGGGTGTCCATCACGTTCTTCCGACTGTTCCGTGTCATGCGTCTGGTCAAACTGTTGAACCGCTCGGAGGGCATCCGTAACCTACTGTGGACCTTCATCAAGTCCTTCCAGGTTGGACActtatcctcatcatcatctttaTCATGATCAGGTCTAAGGACGTCCATCtgattctgtgtgtttgtttgtgtgtgtgtgtgtgcacgtatctGTGAGGGCAGGCGTTTCCACATGTAGCCCTGCTCATCATCATGCTGTTCTTCATCTACGCTGTCATCGGGATGCAGGTCAGGCCCTCAGAGACTAATGGTTTCACATCCGATAGAATTTTGGAAACGTCTTGATAATGCTTTTTCAGTGAGTGCTTGAAACTATGATTAttgcagtcccccccccccctattggAGCAGACCAACCAAGCGACATGTTTCCCCTTTCAGATCTTTGGAAAGATAGCTTTAGAGGACGGCACGCAAATCGACCGCAACAACAACTTCCAGGCCTTCCCCCAGGCCGTCCTCATGCTGTTCCGGTCAGTCGAGTTATCCAAGCATGGGAGGcaaaaggtcaaaggtgacAGGAGGCCAGACGCTTACTGagccaacactgtgtgtgtgtgtgtgtgtgtgtgtgtgtgtgtgtgtgtgtgtgtgtgtgtgtgtgtgtgtgtgtgtgtgtgtgtgtgtgtgtgtgtgtgtgtgtgtgtgtgtgtgtgtgtgtgtatatacaacAGGTGTGCTACGGGCGAGGCGTGGCAGGAGATCATGCTGGCCTGCATGTATGGGAAGAGGTGCGACCCCAAGTCGGACTTCCTGCCCGGGGACGAGTTCACCTGCGGGGCCAACTTCGCTGTCATATACTTCCTCACCTTCTACTGTCTGTGTGCTTTCCTGGTGGGTACATAGTGTGGTATAGGGTAGTTATGTAGAGAGTATATATAAAGAGGGTATAGGGGACATATAGAAGGGATACATATAGGGTATAGGGTAAATATTGAatggatatatagatataggGACGATATTAGAGGGTATAGAgggaaaatataaattataaaaacaaTTGGGGTATAGGgtagatatatatatggtaTAGGGTATATATATTGGGTATATTGTATAGGGTAGATATATACAGGGTATAgggtagatatatatatagcgtATATTGTATAGGGTAGATATATACAGGGTATGGGGCAGATAGTATAGAGGGTATAGGGTAGATATATACAGGGTATAGGGTAGATATAAACAGGTATAGGGTAGATATATACAGGGTATGGGGCAGATATTATAGAAGGTCTAGGGCAGATATATACAGGGTATAAGGCTGATATATAGAAAGTATAGGGTAGATATATACAGGGTATAGGGTAGATATATTTAGGGTATATGGTAGATATATACAGGGTATAGGGTAGATATATAGACTTGAGATACAGGGTCACTGCTTCCAGTGATACTAGTCAAACCCCAAATATGTTTTTCTGGGTCTGGGCTGCTAATTATTTAGAAATCACAAAACTGTACAAACTGCTTTCATCTCCTCTCGCAGATTCTTAACTTGTTTGTCGCCGTCATCATGGACAACTTTGACTACCTGACACGTGATTGGTCGCTCCTGGGTCCGCATCATCTGGACGAGTTTAAGAAGATCTGGGCTGAATATGACCCTGAAGCCACGTGAGGCTCACTCGAATAAGTCACCTTAAAGACAACGGGTGTCCATTATCACAATGCTAATTTAATAGAGTAACGTAACCacacttaaaggggacatataataccaccaggtgtgagtgtgattagccgttacaagccgttttgtaaatctgcctcttctgacatcacaagtgggcgtgtccatctagatgtACGACGGAAGGTGaacaacgtttgctacagtcccttagttaggctggtagactgatctatccatcacgcatctaggtggacacacccacttgtgatgtcaggagaggcagattttcaaaacggcaggctcacacctggtggtataatatgtcaccttgaACAACCATCTTATTTGATGGAAGTCCTTTCTGAATTACTAATCGATAAATCCTCCCACTTTAACCTGTTATCCAAACCGTCATCCCTTTCATGATAAGTGTTCTGTCTCCCAGTTGCAGTAGGATGTGATCGGTGTTGTGCTCTCTGACCTGCAGGGGGCGAATCAAACATCTGGACGTGGTTACGCTGCTGAGACGCATACAACCGCCGCTCGGCTTCGGCAAGTTCTGTCCCCATCGCGCTGCGTGCAAGGTACCCAACCTACACCGGTAGTCTGTTCCTAGTACATCTACCGATGGTTCACAAATATCAACACTATCTATTCCACAAGCTTTCCCTTTTTGAGGCATTTTTTTTGCACATACCACTTTTTCCTTACTCTACTTTTTGGAGTAATCTCTAATTTCTTTGTTCTTCTGTTTCTCCTGAAGCGCTTAATCAGCATGAACATGCCCCTGAACAGTGACGGAACGGTCACCTTCAACGCCACCCTGTTCGCTCTGGTCAGAACCGCCCTCAAGATCAAAACAGAAGGTACACATCTCAGAGCTTGACGATAGAAAACAACCCATGAAGTCATCCGAGTGTCGAACCCAAACCAATGGTGTCCCCCGTGTCTTCCCTCGACAAGGCAACTTCGAGCAGGCCAACGAGGAGCTGAGGGCCATCATCAAGTCCATCTGGAAACGCACCAGCATGAAACTCCTGGACCAGGTCATTCCACCAATAGGAGGTAAGACCCACCGCAGTGGAACAGACTTAACAAGCATCGGTAACCGTGTGACCAGCGTGACACGGCTGGACCAAGTCCTTCTACCAGCAGGCGGTCGGACCTAACACAGTTGGGCCAGAGCTAATCGGTTCCGTTTCCTTGACAACCGCTGTGTTTGGTTCCAGACGACGAGGTTACGGTGGGAAAGTTCTACTCCACCTTCTTGATCCAGGAATACTTCCGGAAGTTCATGCAGCGACAGGAGGAGTACTACGGCTACCGGCCCAGTAAGAAGTCTGCTTCGGGGCCAGAGATCCAGGTACCGACCTTTAGCTGTGTGTTGTTCACGAGGGGCTCATGGTGGAAAATCCTCAGCCTTTGTGGTTGTTTGTATCACCACGTGAtgctgaccctaaccctatgtaAAACACTAACCCTTTCACCAGGGTAAACCTTGACTATACTGTGTGTAAGGGGTGGATGCTGGACATAGGGTTAACCTTATTCCTACGTAAAGCACTAACCCTTTACACAGAGATAACTTTAAATGTTCACAAAAGCATGTTTTGACTTTTAAAGGAAAAACAACTAAGGAAATCTTTTCAGAGAGAAAATGAAATATGTTCTGCCTGCACTGTAGCGTTCAGCATTGTGCCCTGGTGTTGTGGTCTGCGTCACTGTACCTCCATGTTGTCCCAGGCCGGTCTGAGGTGCATCGACGAGGAGGCAGCGACGGAGCTGCACCGGGCCATCTCAGGTGACCTCCAGAACGAGGAGGAGATGGACGTCGCCATGGCGTTGGCTGGAGAAGAGGGCATCTATAGGGTGAGACCGGCACTGCCTGACGCTGGAGCAGAAGGACAGTTATACTCAGAAGGAGTCTGGGTCAATACATCACATTTCTTGTGATACATTTTGTTTGTGGACttgttgtgcgcgtgtgtgtgtgcctacctgTGTATGCACGCCTGTGCGGCCATCCTACCAATATTTTGATTAATTTTCCGATGTGATCCATATAAAGAGTCAAATAGAATACATGTGTGCATGGGGCCTGATCtcccctggtgtgtgtggggcaccAACGGCCTGGTAAAGTGGGCGGTGCTTGTTTGTCTACCCTGTGCAGCGAACCCACGGCCTGTTCGGGACCCAGATGGACTCCTTCTCGTCGGAGCAGGCCGCCCCCCCGGCCGTCGCCCAGCAGACCAGCCAGCGGCCCCTCCAGTTCTCTGAGAGCCAGCCGGAGTCTCCCCCGGACTCCTCGGGCTTCCAGCCTGCCCCCACGTTCTTCTTCAGCGACAACAGCAATAACAATGCTATGGCTGGGTGAGCGTCTCCATATGATGACGTTCATAATAACTACATGAACTGTAATGACTATAATGATGTTAACAATTACTGGTTCTCAATATTTAGGAGCGAAACTATTGCAGAGGGCTTTGGATTTACTTTGTATCACACAAACACGATCTGATGAGTagtgtttatgttttttaataGGTTTCCCTCTGGAGGCAGTCAGCAGGACTTGTATGACGATGAAGAGCTTGGTGAGTTCAGAGAAGAGGGCTCAGCACAGACAAACAACACGCAACATTTCTTGTAGTCTTATCTAGCAGTCCACTTGatcctttcattctctctccccctgtgccGGTGATGACATCCGCCTTCATCCACCTGCGCCCGGAAAACAGACTGTGCAGAGAACCTGCCCGCGACAGACCAGTTCATacaggaggtgagagaggattCAATTCCCATCCTATTGCAGTTTGGTTTCTGAGGTCTAAATGTCGTGAAGGAAATAACTGGTGGTTCTGGTTGTGAATGAATATTGAATATATGATATTGAATGAGCCATTCAGCAAAAAACAACACTACAAAGCCATAACATATACATTTAAATTTAGGTCATTTAGCAAAGCGacttatccaaagcaactttacaataagaacatttgtcagaagagaaacaacaatagtttgctgtcggtacagtaaagatgttcatagaaacaagtgccaagccctAGCAATGgcaaggttaacccattccccacaTAGATAGCTAGGATGAGACACTACAcaaatgctaagtactatttttaagtgccaggacatacaacatacaacaagtgcGTCAGAGGGGTGATTTTAGGAGAGTAAGGGAGgcggggggtaagggggaggctGTGGAGGGTCCGGTTGAACAAGTGAGCCGTGAGCCTCGTGAGGTACATGACCCTCTCTCCTTCCAGGCCCTCATGGGGAGTGGTCTGGACTCGCTGGCCGCAGACCCGGACATCGTCTCGGTGACCAGGAGGGAGATGGCGGAGGCCATGCAGGCGACCTCGTGCGACATAGAGGGCGTGGCCCGGCTCCTCCTCACCAAACGCTCCACCCAGAACAGGAAGCGACGCCCcgtccccgccccccaccccgccccccactTCCTGGTGCAGTCAGTGTCCCCTGAGGCGGAGCACGAAGCCAGCCAACCAGAGGCCCCGGCCAGGAGGAAGAAACACCCCGTGCAGCCCCGCCGGGATGAGGCGGACTCCCAAGTTTAACATGGATTTGACTTGAATTCACAAGGTTTTGACCGGGACATTTACACTCGCCAAGGCCAGTGCAGGTGGCTCCATCTCACGCTACCGTATCTCACTAAGATTGTTGTCTGTGTGACACCTGACACCCACTTTGCAATCTGAAGAACTAAAATGGCCGGCTGGCTCAAGTTAAGATGTGGCCAGCAGTGTTTGAAGCTAAAACAGAACAGCAGGATTAATCCAATGATCTGAATATACTTTGCATCTCTTTGGAGATTCAGATTTATTGCAACTAAATAAACATCAAACTTACCTCAGAACACAAAGGGTCCCATGAACCTCTTTTTGTTTGTATGGTGGTGGGTATCCACTCTGTAATTCGTGTCATTTGAAGCGCGATTAGCGTCTTGCTACAGCGAGGGTGTCCTCCGGAGCGTGGGTGACCTGAATAACTCGAGGTCACCACTAGAGGTCAGCAGACTGCTATAGTTCAGGAAGGAACGTCAGTAACATTATCCCAGATGGACTCTGAAAGGTTAGTCTTTCTGAAGTTAAACTTCAGCAACTAAAGAGCAATAGAAATGTGTATTCAGAAATGGCCTGATAATACACGTTAATGAAGTTCACCAATTCAGACTTGGAAACTCTCTTTTTGAGGTGAATTATTTCTCGCTTAACACTGATTCAGTCAGTGCTAGCGTGTTTTACCATATTTTTGTTACTTCATGGTAGGCCTATGTCGCAATGGTCCTTAAGCAATTTTAAAAGTTCTCAATCTAACAGTTTATTTCAGGTGCATTGCGTTATGTTGAGCATATTGGAGTTACTTTCCATGTCTGTTCTAATAACCTAATAACTTGTTAGATTCAATAATTTCTGAACCACACAAAAAGGCCTAAGCCTTCAGCATACCTGGAGTATGCTGAATTTATCATGGACGGCCACTTCAAACTCAATGTTTTTATGTAGAACCGCATGATAATATTTTTTGGAAATATTGCACTTTAATGTCCTTTGTCAATTCTTTTTGATTGTGCTTTAACGAGTCTATTCACAGGTCTtaacaaagatttttttttaatgttatttatccTCTTCTACGCCTGTGCTTTTGACATCTGTACCATTTTTGGGGCCCTCGAAAATATGTTAGCACAATCCAGAGTTTAAATCTACAGCTTCACTTAAGTCTGTTCCATTTTATGTTGAATACATGTTTTTACCACTGGCGGAATAAATAAAAGAACCAAAACAGACCTAGGAAGTTGGCTTCGTTTTTGCCAGTTACTAAAGTTAATATTGTGTCTGCACAACTAGTATGACAGATGGATAGAGTTGATCAAGTCAGTTTCTATTGtgacattaaataaataagatgGGTCTACATTATAGGTCTACAAAATTTCAGACTTTTCAAACAAACTAATAGTAGGATTATTATGCTTGTTCTGTGTCAAATTGTTAGTTGTACTCCTTGTCTTTGGTTTATTGGAAGTGATggcagaaagaaaagaaaattgaGAGAGGAAGATTCCTTTCCCCCAGAAGGTCAGTTATATCTTCATATTGCACAATAGTAggctataaataaaaatacttgTAAATTGTGAACTATACACACCGTCCCACTAGAGGGCGCCCTATAGCCGTCCATTGCTAGAGAATGAAAAACTTATGAGCATGAGCACGGCCCGCTCTCCCCGAAGAGAGCGGTTTAGTCAAGCACGTTTGTTTTGTGCTGAGACCCTTAGGTGGAACACAGCGAGCTTTGCCCCTCTGCTGACATGCGAACCATCAGCT
Encoded here:
- the LOC115553364 gene encoding dihydropyridine-sensitive L-type skeletal muscle calcium channel subunit alpha-1 — encoded protein: MASNGEVAKPVIMNEEELKRKQREKLKKLQATGGNPRPARTLFLFGLKNPFRKACTKIVEWKTFEYIILVTIFANCIALAVFLPMPEEDSNFTNESLESLEIIFMVIFTLECFLKIVAYGLILHEGAYLRNCWNILDFVIVFMGLFTFAIDTINLVMGVRPEKGGGFDMKALRAFRVLRPLRLVSGVPSLQVVMNSILKAMLPLLHIALLVFLLVTIYAIVGLELFKCKMHKTCYYTGTNIFATAEGEPPAPCAQAGNGRRCTINGSECRPDWVGPNNGITHFDNIGFAMLTVYQSITMEGWTQVLYWVNDAIGNEWPWLYFIPLILVGSFFVLNLVLGVLSGEFTKEREKAKSRGEFQEARERAQLDEDLHGYMEWITQAEVLDMDREGQGLLPLTGDSDADSLYDMEGKSKIVYYYRLARRWNRFMRMKCLIYIKTREFYWAVMIMVSVNTLAIATEHHHQPYSLTILQDIISRLLLLMFALEMMVKMYALGPRMYFMSVFNRFDFFVVVCGIVEIILLWVQCITPLGLSVLRCIRLLRFLKVTKYWKSLRNLVASLLNSVRSIACLLLLLFLFIVIFSLLGMQVFGGKFNFPDNTPRRSNFDNFPQALISVFQVLTGEDWDSIMNNGIMSYGGPAFPGILVSIYFVILYVCGNYILLNVFLAIAVDNLAEAESLTSAQKDKADEKIRKKLQRSKKPDKAEEERERMAKKLAEQRAKIEGMPTTAKLKIDEFESHVNEVKDPFPPADFPGDDEEEEPAIPISPRPRPMADLQLKEEAVPLPQASSFYIFGPQNKIRKLCYKIINASAFTNLILLFILLSSISLAAEDPIDPKSYRNKILAYADIVFTSVFTIEIVLKMTVYGAFMHEGSFCRNSFNILDLIVVTVSLLSMGMESSAISVVKILRVLRVLRPLRAINRAKGLKHVVQCVFVAISTIGNIVLVTMLLNFMFSCIGVQLFKGKFYSCTDPTKMTEEECKGQFIKHMENSLQDTVLADREWQNSDFNFDNVLNGMLALFTVSTFEGWPQLLYRAIDADKEDFGPVFNNRVDISIFFIVYIILIAFFMMNIFVGFVIVTFQEQGEQEYKDCELDKNQRQCVQYALKARPLRCYIPKNPYQYRVWYIVTSCYFEYLMFFLIMLNTLCLGMQHCNQSDHITKLSSTLNLIFTVLFTVEMILKLLAFKAKGYFGDPWNVFDFLIVVGSVVDVILSEVDAALASSGGLYCLHGCAETNPMQAIADSENARVSITFFRLFRVMRLVKLLNRSEGIRNLLWTFIKSFQAFPHVALLIIMLFFIYAVIGMQIFGKIALEDGTQIDRNNNFQAFPQAVLMLFRCATGEAWQEIMLACMYGKRCDPKSDFLPGDEFTCGANFAVIYFLTFYCLCAFLILNLFVAVIMDNFDYLTRDWSLLGPHHLDEFKKIWAEYDPEATGRIKHLDVVTLLRRIQPPLGFGKFCPHRAACKRLISMNMPLNSDGTVTFNATLFALVRTALKIKTEGNFEQANEELRAIIKSIWKRTSMKLLDQVIPPIGDDEVTVGKFYSTFLIQEYFRKFMQRQEEYYGYRPSKKSASGPEIQAGLRCIDEEAATELHRAISGDLQNEEEMDVAMALAGEEGIYRRTHGLFGTQMDSFSSEQAAPPAVAQQTSQRPLQFSESQPESPPDSSGFQPAPTFFFSDNSNNNAMAGFPSGGSQQDLYDDEELDCAENLPATDQFIQEALMGSGLDSLAADPDIVSVTRREMAEAMQATSCDIEGVARLLLTKRSTQNRKRRPVPAPHPAPHFLVQSVSPEAEHEASQPEAPARRKKHPVQPRRDEADSQV